A single Saccharomyces paradoxus chromosome II, complete sequence DNA region contains:
- the ALG7 gene encoding UDP-N-acetylglucosamine--dolichyl-phosphate N-acetylglucosaminephosphotransferase (UDP-N-acetyl-glucosamine-1-P transferase~similar to YBR243C) yields the protein MLRLFSLVVTTCLIYYSKNQGPSALVAAVGFGIAGYLATDMLIPRVGKSFIKIGLFGKDLSKPGRPVLPETIGAIPAAVYLFVMFIYIPFIFYKYMVITTSGGGHRDVSVVEDDGMNSNIFPHDKLSEYLSAILCLESTVLLGIADDLFDLRWRHKFFLPAIAAIPLLMVYYVDFGVTHVLIPGFMEHWLKKTSVDLGLWYYVYMASMAIFCPNSINILAGVNGLEVGQCIVLAILALLNDLLYFSMGPLATRDSHRFSAVLIIPFLGVSLALWKWNRWPATVFVGDTYCYFAGMVFAVVGILGHFSKTMLLLFIPQIVNFIYSCPQLFKLVPCPRHRLPKFNEKDGLMYPSRANLKEEPPKRIFKPVLKLLYCLHLIDLEFDENNEIISTSNMTLINLTLVWFGPMREDKLCNTILKLQFCIGILALLGRHAIGAIIFGHDNLWTVR from the coding sequence ATGTTGCGACTTTTTTCACTGGTGGTGACCACATGCTTAATCTACTATTCCAAAAACCAGGGCCCATCTGCTCTTGTTGCGGCTGTGGGATTTGGAATAGCAGGGTATTTAGCTACAGATATGTTGATTCCACGTGTGGGCAAATCCTTCATCAAAATAGGCCTTTTTGGTAAGGATTTGAGTAAACCTGGCCGTCCGGTGCTTCCAGAAACAATTGGTGCCATCCCTGCTGcagtttatttatttgtaATGTTCATTTACATTCCCTTCATTTTCTATAAGTATATGGTCATTACCACCTCAGGCGGTGGCCATCGTGATGTATCAGTGGTTGAAGATGACGGCATGAACTCTAATATTTTTCCTCATGATAAGTTGTCTGAATATTTGAGCGCTATCCTATGCTTGGAAAGTACGGTACTATTGGGAATTGCGGATGATTTGTTTGATTTACGTTGGAGACATAAGTTTTTCTTGCCTGCCATTGCAGCTATACCACTACTAATGGTTTATTATGTGGATTTTGGTGTTACGCACGTGCTCATTCCAGGATTCATGGAACATTGGTTGAAAAAGACTAGCGTTGATTTGGGGCTATGGTATTATGTTTATATGGCATCAATGGCAATTTTTTGCCCCAACTCTATCAATATCTTGGCCGGTGTTAATGGTTTAGAGGTTGGCCAATGTATAGTGTTAGCCATTTTGGCGCTGTTGAACGATTTGTTGTATTTTTCGATGGGGCCATTAGCCACAAGAGACTCCCATAGATTTTCTGCTGTGTTGATTATCCCATTCCTGGGTGTATCTTTAGCGCTATGGAAATGGAATCGTTGGCCTGCCACAGTTTTTGTGGGAGATACGTATTGTTATTTTGCCGGTATGGTTTTCGCAGTCGTTGGAATATTGGGGCATTTCTCAAAGACGATGCTCTTGTTGTTCATTCCTCAGATTGTcaattttatttattcatgTCCTCAGTTATTCAAATTGGTTCCTTGTCCGAGACATAGGTTGCCTAAATTCAACGAGAAAGATGGTTTAATGTACCCATCAAGAGCAAACTTGAAAGAAGAACCACCAAAGAGAATTTTCAAACCAGTCCTGAAGTTACTATACTGTCTTCATTTGATTGACCTCGAATTTGacgaaaataatgaaatcatCAGCACCTCTAATATGACGTTAATAAACTTGACATTAGTATGGTTTGGCCCAATGAGGGAAGACAAATTGTGTAATACGATCTTGAAGTTGCAATTCTGTATTGGAATTCTAGCTTTACTTGGAAGGCACGCTATAGGTGCTATCATCTTTGGACACGACAACCTATGGACTGTACGTTGA
- the GPX2 gene encoding glutathione peroxidase GPX2 (Phospholipid hydroperoxide glutathione peroxidase~similar to YBR244W), with the protein MSTSFYDLECQDKKGEIFKFDQLRGKVVLIVNVASKCGFTPQYKELEELYKKYQDKGLVVLGFPCNQFGKQEPGSDEQITEFCQLNYGVTFPIMKKIDVNGNNADPVYNYLKSQKAGLLGFKGIKWNFEKFLVDFNGNVVQRFSSLTKPSSLDQEIQSLLSK; encoded by the coding sequence atgtcCACTTCTTTTTATGATTTAGAATGCCAAGACAAGAAAggtgaaattttcaagtttGATCAACTGAGGGGCAAAGTAGTTCTCATAGTCAACGTTGCCTCCAAGTGCGGCTTCACCCCACAGTAtaaagaattggaagaacTATACAAAAAATACCAAGATAAGGGGCTTGTTGTTTTGGGGTTCCCATGCAATCAGTTCGGGAAGCAAGAACCAGGTTCTGATGAGCAAATTACGGAATTCTGCCAATTGAATTATGGTGTTACATTCCCCattatgaagaaaattgatgTTAACGGAAACAATGCTGATCCCGTTTataattatttgaaaagccAAAAAGCAGGTTTGCTAGGTTTCAAGGGTATTAAATGGAATTTTGAGAAGTTTTTAGTGGATTTCAATGGTAATGTTGTCCAAaggttttcttcattaacaAAACCATCGTCCTTGGATCAAGAAATCCAAAGCCTGCTAAGTAAATGA
- the ISW1 gene encoding chromatin-remodeling ATPase ISW1 (ATPase subunit of imitation-switch (ISWI) class chromatin remodelers~similar to YBR245C) codes for MTASEEYLENLKPFQVGLPPHDPESNKKRYLLKDSNGKKFDLEGTTKRFEHLLSLSGLFKHFIESKAAKDPKFRQVLDVLEENKANGKGKGKHHDVRRRKTEHEEDAELLKEEDSDDDESIEFQFRDSPAYVNGQLRPYQIQGVNWLVSLHKNKIAGILADEMGLGKTLQTISFLGYLRYIEKIPGPFLVIAPKSTLNNWLREINRWTPDVSAFILQGDKEERADLIQKKLLACDFDVVIASYEIIIREKSPLKKIDWEYIIIDEAHRIKNEESMLSQVLREFTSRNRLLITGTPLQNNLHELWALLNFLLPDIFSDAQDFDDWFSSESAEEDQDKIVRQLHTVLQPFLLRRIKSDVETSLLPKKELNLYVGMSNMQKKWYKKILEKDLDAVNGSNGSKESKTRLLNIMMQLRKCCNHPYLFDGAEPGPPYTTDEHLVYNAAKLQVLDKLLKKLKEEGSRVLIFSQMSRLLDILEDYCYFRNYEYCRIDGSTAHEDRIQAIDDYNAPDSKKFVFLLTTRAGGLGINLTSADVVVLYDSDWNPQADLQAMDRAHRIGQKKQVKVFRLVTDNSVEEKILERATQKLRLDQLVIQQNRTSSKKKENKADSKDALLSMIQHGAADVFKSGTSTGSAGTPEPGSGEKRDDIDLDELLLKSENKTKSLNAKYETLGLDDLQKFNQDSAYEWNGQDFKKKTQKDIISPLLLNPTKRERKENYSIDNYYKDVLNTGRSSTPSHPRMPKPHVFHSHQLQPPQLKVLYEKERMWTAKKTGYVPTMDDVKAAYGDISDEEEKKQKLELLKLSVSNSQPLTEEEEKMKADWEAEGFTNWNKLEFRKFITVSGKYGRNSIQAIARELAPGKTLEEVRAYAKAFWSNIERIEDYEKFLKIIENEEEKIKRVKMQQEALRRKLSEYKNPFFDLKLKHPPSSNNKRTYSEEEDRFILLMLFKYGLDRDDVYELVRDEIRDCPLFELDFYFRSRTPVELARRGNTLLQCLEKEFNTGVVLDDATKDRMKKEDENGKRIREEFADETANEKENANGLESKKAKIEDTSDIGTEQLVVKKIPENENTI; via the coding sequence ATGACTGCTTCAGAAGAATACCTGGAGAACTTAAAACCGTTCCAAGTCGGTCTCCCTCCACATGATCCTGAATCGAATAAAAAGCGCTACTTACTGAAGGATTCTAAtggtaaaaaatttgatctAGAAGGCACAACAAAAAGATTCGAACACCTGCTATCCTTAAGTGGTTTATTCAAACATTTTATTGAAAGTAAAGCCGCTAAAGATCCTAAATTCAGGCAGGTCTTAGATGTATTAgaggaaaataaagcaaATGGTAAAGGCAAAGGCAAACACCACGATGTTCGTAGACGAAAGACTGAACATGAAGAAGATGCGGAATTgctgaaagaagaagattcagatgatgatgagaGCATTGAATTCCAATTTAGAGATTCCCCTGCTTACGTGAATGGCCAATTGAGACCTTATCAGATCCAAGGTGTCAACTGGTTGGTGTCTTTGcataaaaacaaaatagcGGGTATCCTCGCCGATGAAATGGGTCTAGGTAAGACTCTGCAAactatttcatttttgggATATCTTAGATACATCGAGAAAATTCCAGGTCCGTTCTTGGTTATTGCGCCTAAATCTACTTTAAATAATTGGCTGAGAGAAATCAATAGATGGACCCCAGACGTAAGCGCTTTTATTTTACAGGGtgacaaagaagaaagagctgatctaattcaaaaaaaacttttagCTTGTGACTTCGATGTCGTCATTGCTTCTTatgaaattattataaGAGAAAAGTCGCCTCTCAAGAAGATTGACTGGGagtatattattattgatgagGCTCACAGAATTAAGAATGAAGAGTCAATGCTTTCGCAAGTTTTAAGGGAATTTACTTCACGTAATAGGCTGTTGATTACTGGTACTCCTTTGCAAAACAATTTGCACGAACTGTGGGCGCTactaaattttttgctaccagatattttttcagatgcacaagattttgatgattggTTCTCTTCCGAAAGCGCAGAGGAAGATCAGGATAAAATTGTTAGACAGCTACACACTGTTTTACAGCCGTTTCTACTGCGTCGTATTAAAAGCGATGTGGAAACATCCTTACTGCCCAAGAAGGAACTGAATTTATATGTCGGTATGTCCAATATGCAGAAAAAGTGGTACAAAAAGATtttagaaaaggatttgGACGCTGTCAACGGATCCAATGGCAGCAAGGAATCCAAAACAAGACTGTTGAATATTATGATGCAACTTAGAAAATGTTGTAACCATCCATATCTATTTGATGGTGCTGAGCCAGGTCCACCTTATACTACGGATGAGCACTTGGTTTACAACGCTGCCAAACTTCAAGTTTTGGATAAATTACTGAAGAAGTTAAAGGAAGAAGGATCTAGAGTTCTGATCTTCAGTCAAATGTCAAGGTTATTGGATATTCTCGAGGATTACTGCTACTTTAGAAATTATGAATATTGCAGGATTGACGGGTCTACCGCTCACGAAGATAGAATCCAAGCCATTGATGATTATAACGCCCCCGATTCGAAGaagtttgttttcttgttgaCGACACGTGCTGGTGGGTTGGGTATTAATTTAACATCAGCAGACGTTGTTGTTTTGTATGATTCTGATTGGAACCCACAGGCAGATCTACAAGCAATGGATAGAGCTCATCGTATTGGTCAGAAGAAGCAGGTCAAGGTGTTCCGTTTGGTCACAGACAACTCCgtggaagagaaaattttagagAGGGCTACCCAGAAGTTAAGATTAGATCAACTAGTTATCCAACAAAATAGGAcctcttcaaaaaagaaggagaaTAAAGCAGACTCGAAAGATGCTTTATTATCCATGATTCAACATGGTGCCGCTGATGTATTCAAAAGTGGTACATCTACCGGTTCAGCTGGTACACCTGAACCAGGTTCgggagaaaaaagagatgaTATTGATTTGGACGAACTTTTGCTGAAATCTGAAAACAAAACGAAGTCATTGAATGCTAAATATGAAACTTTAGGCCTCGATGATCTACAAAAATTTAACCAAGATTCGGCCTATGAATGGAATGGTCAGgatttcaagaagaaaacacaAAAGGATATTATAAGTCCGCTACTACTCAACCCCACCAAACGTGAACGTAAGGAAAATTATTCTATTGATAATTATTATAAAGATGTTTTGAATACCGGAAGATCGTCGACACCATCACATCCCAGAATGCCTAAGCCCCATGTCTTCCACTCTCATCAATTACAACCTCCCCAGTTGAAAGTTCTATacgaaaaggaaagaatgTGGACGGCGAAGAAGACTGGTTATGTACCGACCATGGATGATGTAAAAGCAGCATATGGTGACATttctgatgaagaagaaaagaagcaaaaattGGAATTGCTAAAGTTATCGGTTAGCAACTCTCAACCATTAactgaagaggaagaaaagatgaagGCTGATTGGGAGGCCGAAGGATTTACGAATTGGAATAAACTTGAATTTAGAAAATTCATCACAGTATCTGGTAAATATGGCAGGAACTCCATTCAAGCCATCGCAAGAGAATTGGCCCCCGGTAAAACATTGGAGGAAGTACGTGCATACGCTAAAGCCTTCTGGTCTAacattgaaagaattgaagaTTATGAGAAATTCCTGAAAATAATTgagaatgaagaagagaagatCAAGCGTGTCAAAATGCAACAAGAGGCTTTACGCCGAAAGTTATCTGAATATAAAAATCCATTTTTCGACCTGAAATTGAAACACCCTCCTTCTTCCAACAATAAAAGGACATActctgaagaagaagatcgTTTTATTCTTCTCATGTTATTTAAATACGGCTTGGATAGAGATGACGTATACGAATTAGTTCGCGACGAAATCAGGGATTGTCCTCTGTTCGAATTAGACTTTTACTTCAGAAGTAGGACGCCTGTAGAATTAGCCAGAAGAGGAAACACATTACTGCAATGTCTGGAAAAGGAATTCAACACAGGAGTTGTATTGGATGATGCCACTAAGGACagaatgaagaaggaagatgaaaatggtaagAGGATAAGGGAAGAATTTGCAGACGAGACCGCtaatgaaaaggaaaatgctAACGGGTtagaaagtaaaaaagCGAAGATCGAAGATACATCGGATATTGGAACTGAGCAGTTGGtagtaaagaaaattccAGAAAACGAGAACACTATTTAg
- the RRT2 gene encoding diphthamide synthase (Methylesterase performing penultimate step of diphthamide biosynthesis~similar to YBR246W) — MVSIQESEVLNAVKTKLPPCCLRIFRNKIILVGTYDLDKSTGYRSGSLDVFTMDLKLLFSYNTYGAILDLKLSPFDDALICTAHSTGNIMLWKIGCTDNGDFETKELDIRVVANLQLFEKDVLIASCHFSPLDCKKLVVTNTVGEAAIIDIRTLSIQFTASAVTQAYSKLGKIDYEVQGATEKVIHVEPEQFLKPHELECWTAEIGSLQPFQDVVFTGGDDSTIMAHDLRSKEFIWSNGRIHDAGVVGIKCSQPNFRNNKPTSIITGSYDDTIRSLDLRMMGDSMFPGENVPTVSKLECNLGGGVWRFVESPIDHRHSSHDSSDRLLVCCMYDGAKVVAMNDSSDEYFQIQHYLKKGHDSMCYGGDWSNSLIATCSFYDNSLQTWTV, encoded by the coding sequence ATGGTCTCTATTCAAGAATCAGAGGTACTCAATGCagtgaaaacaaaattacCACCGTGCTGTTTGAGAATATTCAGGAACAAGATCATCCTTGTTGGGACGTATGACTTAGACAAGTCGACTGGATACAGGTCAGGTTCGTTGGATGTCTTCACAATGGATCTTAAACTTTTATTCTCGTATAATACGTATGGTGCCATTTTAGATTTGAAGTTATCTCCCTTCGATGATGCATTAATATGCACTGCCCATTCAACGGGAAATATCATGCTATGGAAAATCGGTTGCACAGATAATGGTGATTTTGAAACGAAGGAACTAGATATTCGTGTAGTTGCAAATTTGcaactttttgaaaaagatgttCTCATTGCTTCGTGCCATTTTTCCCCACTTGATTGTAAGAAATTAGTTGTAACAAATACGGTCGGCGAAGCCGCTATTATTGATATAAGGACATTATCCATACAATTTACAGCCTCAGCAGTCACTCAAGCTTACTCAAAGCTAGGCAAAATAGACTACGAAGTTCAAGGTGCAACCGAAAAAGTCATCCATGTTGAACCGGAACAATTTCTGAAACCGCACGAACTCGAGTGTTGGACTGCGGAAATCGGCTCTCTACAGCCTTTCCAAGACGTTGTATTTACAGGAGGTGATGATTCGACAATTATGGCTCACGATTTGCGTTCCAAGGAATTCATTTGGAGTAATGGTCGTATTCATGATGCTGGTGTTGTTGGAATCAAATGTAGTCAACCCAACTTTCGAAATAACAAGCCCACATCCATAATAACCGGATCGTATGATGATACTATTCGTTCTCTAGACTTAAGGATGATGGGTGACTCTATGTTTCCTGGTGAAAACGTTCCAACAGTCAGTAAATTAGAGTGTAACCTTGGCGGCGGTGTTTGGAGATTCGTTGAGTCGCCCATTGATCATAGACACTCTTCCCACGATAGCTCCGACCGACTTTTAGTTTGCTGCATGTATGACGGTGCCAAGGTCGTGGCTATGAATGATAGTTCGGATGagtattttcaaattcagcATTATTTAAAGAAGGGCCATGATTCAATGTGTTATGGCGGGGACTGGTCAAACTCTTTGATCGCAACATGCTCATTTTATGATAATTCTCTTCAAACATGGACAGtctga
- the ENP1 gene encoding snoRNA-binding rRNA-processing protein ENP1 (Protein associated with U3 and U14 snoRNAs~similar to YBR247C), with amino-acid sequence MARASSTKARKQRHDPLLKDLDAAQGTLKKINKKKLAQSEAANNEAANDEDGYIDSKASRKILQLAKEQQDEIEGEELAESERKKQLEARFTTMSYDDEDEDEDEESFEEDISDFEPEGDFKEEEEIVEIDEEDAAMFEQYFKKSNDFNSLSGSYNLADKIMASIREKESQLEDMQDDEPLANEQDTSRGNISSGLKSGEGVALPEKVIKAYTTVGSILKTWTHGKLPKLFKVIPSLRNWQDVIYVTNPEEWSPHVVYEATKLFVSNLTAKESQKFINLILLERFRDNIETSEDHSLNYHIYRAVKKSLYKPSAFFKGFLFPLVETGCNVREATIAGSVLAKVSVPALHSSAALSYLLRLPFSPPTTVFIKILLDKKYALPYQTVDDCVYYFMRFRILDDGSNGEDATRVLPVIWHKAFLTFAQRYKNDITQDQRDFLLETVRQRGHKDIGPEIRRELLAGASREFVDPQGANDDLMIDVN; translated from the coding sequence ATGGCCAGAGCATCTTCTACTAAAGCTAGAAAACAGAGGCATGATCCACTTTTAAAGGATTTAGATGCAGCTCAAGGtaccttgaaaaaaatcaacaaaaagaagctaGCACAGAGTGAAGCTGCAAATAACGAAGCTGCAAATGACGAGGATGGCTACATAGACTCTAAAGCATCAAGAAAGATTTTACAGTTGGCTAAGGAACAACaggatgaaattgaaggtGAAGAACTTGCTGAatcagaaagaaaaaagcaacTTGAAGCCAGGTTTACCACAATGAGCtatgacgatgaagacgaagacgaggatgaagaaagttttgaagaagacatttCAGATTTTGAACCAGAAGGtgattttaaagaagaggaagagatAGTTGAGATTGACGAAGAAGACGCTGCGATGTTCGAGcaatatttcaagaaatcaaaTGATTTTAACTCTCTAAGTGGTAGCTATAATCTTGCAGATAAGATCATGGCCTCTATCCGAGAAAAGGAGAGTCAACTTGAGGATATGCAAGATGATGAACCGCTTGCTAATGAACAGGATACCTCAAGAGGCAATATATCATCCGGTTTGAAAAGTGGAGAGGGTGTTGCACTTCCAGAGAAGGTCATCAAAGCATATACCACGGTGGGCAGTATTCTGAAAACTTGGACCCACGGTAAATTGCCAAAACTATTCAAGGTTATCCCATCCTTACGAAATTGGCAAGATGTCATATATGTCACCAACCCCGAAGAATGGTCACCACACGTTGTTTACGAGGCAACTAAATTGTTTGTATCCAACCTAACCGCTAAAGAATCTCagaaatttattaattTAATCTTACTTGAACGTTTTCGTGATAATATCGAAACCAGTGAAGATCACTCCTTAAACTATCATATATATCGTGCGGTGAAAAAGTCACTTTATAAGCCAAGtgcttttttcaaaggtttCCTATTTCCATTGGTTGAAACAGGCTGTAATGTACGTGAAGCCACAATTGCGGGAAGTGTGCTTGCCAAGGTCTCCGTTCCTGCTTTACATTCTTCAGCTGCCTTGAGTTATCTTTTAAGGCTACCGTTCTCTCCCCCTACAACtgtttttatcaaaattttgcttGACAAGAAGTATGCCTTACCATACCAAACGGTTGACGATTGTGTGTATTACTTTATGAGATTTAGAATTTTAGATGATGGCAGTAATGGGGAAGATGCTACAAGAGTACTTCCAGTGATATGGCACAAAGCCTTTTTAACATTTGCACAACGTTACAAGAACGATATTACCCAAGATCAAAGAGATTTCTTGTTGGAAACTGTTCGTCAAAGGGGCCATAAAGATATCGGTCCCGAAATTAGAAGAGAACTATTGGCAGGAGCTAGCAGGGAGTTTGTTGACCCACAGGGAGCCAACGATGATTTAATGATTGATGTCAATTAA
- the HIS7 gene encoding imidazoleglycerol-phosphate synthase (Imidazole glycerol phosphate synthase~similar to YBR248C) — translation MPVVHVIDVESGNLQSLTNAIEHLGYQVQLVKSPKDFNIADTSRLILPGVGNYGHFVDNLFNRGFEKPIREYIESGKPIMGICVGLQALFAGSVESPKSTGLNYIDFKLSRFDDSEKPVPEIGWNSCIPSENLFFGLDPYKRYYFVHSFAAILDAEKEKTLQNDGWKIAKTKYGSEEFIAAINKENIFATQFHPEKSGKAGLNVIENFLRQQSPPIPNYGPEEKELLMNDYSNYGLTRRIIACLDVRTNDQGDLVVTKGDQYDVREKSDDKGVRNLGKPVQLAQKYYQQGADEVTFLNITSFRDCPLKDTPMLEVLKQAAKTVFVPLTVGGGIKDIVDVDGTKIPALEVASLYFRSGADKVSIGTDAVYAAEKYYELGNKGDGTSPIETISKAYGAQAVVISVDPKRVYVTSQADTKNKVFETKYSGPHGQKYCWYQCTIKGGRESRDLGVWELTKACEALGAGEILLNCIDKDGSNSGYDLELIEHVKDAVRIPVIASSGAGVPAHFEEAFLKTRADACLGAGMFHRGEFTVNDVKEYLLEHGLKVRMDEE, via the coding sequence ATGCCAGTCGTTCACGTAATTGATGTTGAAAGTGGTAATCTACAATCATTAACTAATGCAATCGAGCATTTGGGTTACCAAGTGCAACTGGTGAAATCACCAAAGGATTTTAACATAGCAGATACATCAAGATTGATTTTGCCCGGTGTCGGAAATTATGGCCATTTTGTCGACAATTTGTTTAATAGAGGATTTGAAAAGCCAATAAGAGAATATATTGAATCTGGAAAACCAATAATGGGCATTTGCGTCGGGTTACAAGCGCTCTTTGCTGGCTCTGTGGAAAGTCCTAAGAGTACAGGTCTGAACTACATTGATTTTAAGTTGTCCAGATTCGATGACTCAGAAAAACCCGTTCCAGAAATAGGATGGAATTCTTGTATTCCTtcagaaaatttattttttggattGGATCCATACAAGAGATACTATTTCGTCCATTCCTTTGCTGCTATCCTGGATgcagaaaaggaaaaaacatTACAAAATGACGGTTGGAAAATTGCAAAAACCAAGTACGGTTCAGAGGAGTTCATCGCGGCAattaacaaagaaaatatatttgCTACTCAGTTCCACCCAGAGAAATCTGGTAAGGCTGGTTTGAACGTTATTGAGAACTTTTTGAGGCAACAAAGTCCTCCTATTCCAAACTATGGCCCGGAGGAGAAGGAACTTTTAATGAATGACTATTCAAACTACGGCCTGACACGCAGAATTATTGCCTGTCTTGATGTACGTACTAATGATCAGGGTGATTTAGTGGTTACTAAAGGTGATCAATACGATGTGCGTGAAAAGAGTGATGATAAAGGTGTTAGAAATCTTGGTAAGCCTGTCCAATTGGCACAGAAATATTACCAACAAGGTGCGGATGAAGtaacatttttgaatataaCTTCTTTTAGAGACTGCCCTTTGAAGGATACTCCGATGCTAGAGGTCCTGAAACAAGCTGCAAAGACAGTGTTTGTTCCATTGACAGTCGGCGGAGGGATCAAGGATATTGTCGATGTTGATGGAACCAAAATACCTGCTTTAGAAGTCGCAAGTCTATACTTCAGATCTGGCGCTGATAAGGTGTCGATCGGTACGGATGCAGTCTATGCTGCCGAAAAATATTACGAGTTAGGTAACAAGGGAGATGGAACATCACCGATAGAGACAATCTCAAAGGCATATGGTGCTCAGGCGGTTGTTATTTCTGTTGATCCTAAGAGAGTATATGTAACTTCACAAGCAGATACCAAGAATAAAGTCTTTGAGACAAAATATTCGGGTCCTCATGGACAGAAATATTGCTGGTACCAATGCACAATCAAAGGTGGGAGAGAATCCAGAGACCTTGGTGTCTGGGAATTAACAAAAGCATGTGAAGCCCTAGGTGCTGGGGAAATTTTACTGAACTGTATAGACAAAGATGGCTCTAATTCTGGTTATGATTTGGAATTGATAGAACATGTTAAAGACGCAGTCAGAATTCCAGTCATTGCTTCAAGTGGTGCCGGTGTACCCGCACATTTCGAAGAAGCTTTCCTAAAGACCCGCGCGGATGCTTGCTTGGGTGCAGGTATGTTTCACAGAGGTGAATTCACTGTTAACGATGTAAAGGAATATTTACTAGAGCACGGATTAAAGGTTAGAATGGATGAAGAGTGA
- the ARO4 gene encoding 3-deoxy-7-phosphoheptulonate synthase ARO4 (3-deoxy-D-arabino-heptulosonate-7-phosphate (DAHP) synthase~similar to YBR249C), producing MSESPMFAANGMPKVNSGAEEDVRILGYDPLASPALLQVQIPATPTSLETAKRGRREAIDIISGKDDRVLVIVGPCSIHDLDAAQEYALRLKKLSDELKGDLSIIMRAYLEKPRTTVGWKGLINDPDVNNTFNINKGLQSARQLFVNLTNIGLPIGSEMLDTISPQYLADLVSFGAIGARTTESQLHRELASGLSFPVGFKNGTDGTLNVAVDACQAASHSHHFMGVTKHGVAAITTTKGNEHCFVILRGGKKGTNYDAKSVAEAKAQLPAGSNGLMVDYSHGNSNKDFRNQPKVNDVVCEQIANGENAITGVMIESNINEGNQGIPAEGKAGLKYGVSITDACISWETTEDVLRKLAAAVRQRREVNKK from the coding sequence ATGAGTGAATCTCCAATGTTCGCTGCTAATGGCATGCCAAAGGTAAATTCAGGtgctgaagaagatgtCAGAATTTTGGGTTACGATCCTTTAGCTTCTCCAGCTCTCCTTCAAGTGCAAATCCCAGCCACACCAACTTCTTTGGAAACTGCTAAGAGAGGTAGAAGGGAAGCTATAGATATTATTTCCGGTAAAGACGACAGAGTTCTTGTCATTGTCGGTCCTTGCTCCATTCACGATCTAGATGCTGCTCAAGAATATGCTTTGAGATTAAAGAAATTGTCTGATGAATTGAAGGGTGATTTATCCATCATTATGAGAGCATACTTGGAAAAGCCAAGAACAACTGTCGGCTGGAAAGGTCTAATTAATGACCCTGATGTTAACAACACTTTCAACATCAACAAGGGTTTGCAATCCGCTAGACAATTGTTTGTCAACTTGACTAATATCGGTTTGCCAATTGGTTCTGAAATGCTGGATACCATTTCTCCTCAATACTTGGCTGATTTGGTCTCCTTCGGTGCTATTGGTGCCAGAACCACCGAATCTCAGTTGCATAGAGAATTGGCCTCCGGTTTGTCCTTCCCAGTTGGTTTCAAGAACGGTACCGATGGTACTTTAAATGTTGCCGTGGATGCTTGCCAAGCCGCTTCTCATTCTCATCATTTCATGGGTGTTACTAAGCATGGTGTTGCTGCTATCACCACTACTAAGGGTAACGAACACTGTTTCGTCATCTTAAGAGGTGGTAAAAAAGGTACCAACTACGATGCTAAATCCGTTGCCGAAGCTAAGGCTCAATTACCTGCCGGTTCTAACGGTCTAATGGTTGACTACTCCCACGGTAACTCCAATAAGGATTTCAGAAACCAACCAAAGGTTAATGACGTCGTCTGTGAGCAAATAGCTAACGGTGAAAACGCCATCACTGGTGTCATGATTGAATCCAACATCAACGAAGGTAACCAAGGCATTCCAGCTGAAGGTAAGGCCGGCTTGAAATACGGTGTTTCTATCACTGATGCCTGTATAAGTTGGGAAACTACTGAAGACGTCTTGAGAAAGTTGGCTGCTGCTGTCAGACAAAGAAGAGAAGTTAACAAGAAATAG